GTATTCGTTTTTTacattcgtctatttccttaacatcgcttttatttaATCGTTTATGTCATTTCGGTTTACCGGCTTTTACACAAATTGACTACTTGAGCCTGAAGGACGATCAGTCATTAACACAAACAATACTCCTCCTTTCACCATTTCTGCTTTCTGACACTTCAAGAAATCATCCAGGTCTTTGTCTGATTGCTCTGCGTATGCATCAACCACTTCTTTCTTCGCTCCTTCGACCCACGTTTTCCCTTTGTTCCACGTTCTTGATCCTTTCTCCAATACTTTCTCCGGTATCTACAATCTCCAAATTCATCAGAATAATCGAATTCTCTCTCAATGCACACATTTTAGCAATGGTTTCGATATAGtgtcatgttcttgttttcaGACTAATCTATTCTAATGTACTGAAACAGTTTCATCGATCAAAATTTATAGGTAAAGCCGCCATTATAGTTAtatctcaaatattaaatacaCATTCTAGAAAAATTTCTTATGATGTTATGTTCTTGTTTTGAGAGTTATCAAACTAATCAAGAAAATTTTGCTCTTGTAAAATGATTAAATACATATTGCTCTTGTAAATAGATGTAGATGATGGATATTCTTCATTCCAGTgatcaatataataaattaatcatttttcCTACCACTAGACCAAGATTAAAAATTAccttaaaaaacattataatataattgttatataatataaaatattagtatgTATTGGACCTGAGAGAGCCAATGTAAAGCACTTAAGCTCACGGCGACATGGATAGTTCCTCTTGGAAACAGCCGATCATAGAACGAGCCAGCGACACCGCCGGCGAAATATTTGGACGAAGCAACTTTCTGTTTCTCTGTCAACAATCTAAACAACATGTTGAAGTCATTACAAGGCAAATCACAAAAGAAAGCCTCAAACTCCGGTGACACACCACCGTACACCGCCGTGTATCGCCGTCGTAACGTCTCAACCACAATATCAACAGTATCGAAAGTGTTGGAGCCAGTGGCGCAGCCAAGGTCGGCTACTCTGATGATCGGAGAGGTGTGGTTGTCTTCGTGGAGGAGAAGAgcgtaggagatggattacatccctccacaaggcccattgAATAACAGGCCCTATCCCGGCAAGTTTGACCAGTTTAGTCGGCTTAAGCGGCTAAAAGTGTCGGCTCGACccagagtacttttagccgatcAGCTAAGCCGACTAAATACGCTCGGCTTATAGAGAACAGTACCAaggcccgcatactcggccttTAACGACAGGGACCAAAGGACGACACGATTAGGGCATCACGGACGGTTACACTATAAGAGGGGGATGAGGAGACAACGAAAGGAGGACTTTTGGACAACACACACagaagcggctagatctagggtttcctaatcatctctttgatcttgttgcttaAACCTTTGATCTTGTCTCCTTATTTCCCGTCAATCTTGTAACCTCTTGTTTGATTCTAATAAAAGCGTCTTTAGTCACCCCATTCCTACGTTCATTATTCTAATCAACCGAATCCTGCAtaaacaattggcgcccaccgtggggccgACTAAAGTAACGTTCTAGATCTACATGGTTCAAAACGACGCCACCCTCGGCGCTCCAGGCGGTGAACCAACCCCAACGCCCGAAGCCGCACCGCCCATCACCACAGATTTCATGAGCTCTATCATGGCTCGACTTGCTCATCAAGACGAAGTCCAAAAGACGACCAACGANNNNNNNNNNNNNNNNNNNNNNNNNNNNNNNNNNNNNNNNNNNNNNNNNNNNNNNNNNNNNNNNNNNNNNNNNNNNNNNNNNNNNNNNNNNNNNNNNNNNNNNNNNNNNNNNNNNNNNNNNNNNNNNNNNNNNNNNNNNNNNNNNNNNNNNNNNNNNNNNNNNNNNNNNNNNNNNNNNNNNNNNNNNNNNNNNNNNNNNNNNNNNNNNNNNNNNNNNNNNNNNNNNNNNNNNNNNNNNNNNNNNNNNNNNNNNNNNNNNNNNNNNNNNNNNNNNNNNNNNNNNNNNNNNNNNNNNNNNNNNNNNNNNNNNNNNNNNNNNNNNNNNNNNNNNNNNNNNNNNNNNNNNNNNNNNNNNNNNNNNNNNNNNNNNNNNNNNNNNNNNNNNNNNNNNNNNNNNNNNNNNNNNNNNNNNNNNNNNNNNNNNNNNNNNNNNNNNNNNNNNNNNNNNNNNNNNNNNNNNNNNNNNNNNNNNNNNNNNNNNNNNNNNNNNNNNNNNNNNNNNNNNNNNNNNNNNNNNNNNNNNNNNNNNNNNNNNNNNNNNNNNNNNNNNNNNNNNNNNNNNNNNNNNNNNNNNNNNNNNNNNNNNNNNNNNNNNNNNNNNNNNNNNNNNNNNNNNNNNNNNNNNNNNNNNNNNNNNNNNNNNNNNNNNNNNNNNNNNNNNNNNNNNNNNNNNNNNNNNNNNNNNNNNNNNNNNNNNNNNNNNNNNNNNNNNNNNNNNNNNNNNNNNNNNNNNNNNNNNNNNNNNNNNNNNNNNNNNNNNNNNNNNNNNNNNNNNNNNNNNNNNNNNNNNNNNNNNNNNNNNNNNNNNNNNNNNNNNNNNNNNNNNNNNNNNNNNNNNNNNNNNNNNNNNNNNNNNNNNNNNNNNNNNNNNNNNNNNNNNNNNNNNNNNNNNNNNNNNNNNNNNNNNNNNNNNNNNNNNNNNNNNNNNNNNNNNNNNNNNNNNNNNNNNNNNNNNNNNNNNNNNNNNNNNNNNNNNNNNNNNNNNNNNNNNNNNNNNNNNNNNNNNNNNNNNNNNNNNNNNNNNNNNNNNNNNNNNNNNNNNNNNNNNNNNNNNNNNNNNNNNNNNNNNNNNNNNNNNNNNNNNNNNNNNNNNNNNNNNNNNNNNNNNNNNNNNNNNN
The genomic region above belongs to Brassica oleracea var. oleracea cultivar TO1000 unplaced genomic scaffold, BOL UnpScaffold01887, whole genome shotgun sequence and contains:
- the LOC106321525 gene encoding gibberellic acid methyltransferase 2-like → MSKSSHDRAHEICGDGRCGFGRWGWFTAWSAEGGVVLNHVDLEHNHTSPIIRVADLGCATGSNTFDTVDIVVETLRRRYTAVYGGVSPEFEAFFCDLPCNDFNMLFRLLTEKQKVASSKYFAGGVAGSFYDRLFPRGTIHVAVSLSALHWLSQIPEKVLEKGSRTWNKGKTWVEGAKKEVVDAYAEQSDKDLDDFLKCQKAEMVKGGVLFVLMTDRPSGSSSQFV